In Mycobacterium sp. Aquia_213, the sequence GCAGTTCTGCTCGACGACGTACGGCGTGACGTTCCCGCTGCTGGCGAAGACCGACGTCAACGGCGATGACCGCCACCCGCTGTACGCCGAGTTGACCAAGGCCGCCGATGCCGAAGGCGGGGCGGGAGACATTCAGTGGAACTTCGAGAAGTTCCTGCTCTCTCCCGGCGGTGAAGTGGTCAACCGATTCCGGCCGCGCACCGAGCCCGACGCCCCCGAGGTCATCACCGCCATCGAGGCCGTGCTGCCCCGATAGACCGCTCTGCTCCATCACGCGGGATCGCCGATTTGACAAGGTGATGTAACGTCGCGCAAAAAGGTACCGACGGCCTGGGCGAGCAAGCTCGGGGTCAGGGGCGCCCTCGGTCCGCAAGGAGCGGAGGGCTGCAATGGCTGTATGGGCGCGCCGGTTATGGCAGCAGTCCGATCAGTTCGACTGGTTCAGCGCCTACCTAAACGATCGCAACCTCGAAACACAGTGGCGGGCAGCGACGTTCGGCTGCGCGGTACTGCTCGCGGCGCTGCCGATTCTGATGCT encodes:
- a CDS encoding glutathione peroxidase; translated protein: MTLKDIALITLDGQPTTLAELSDGATLVVNVASKCGLTPQYTALEKLAKDFGDRGLTVVGVPCNQFMGQEPGTADEIQQFCSTTYGVTFPLLAKTDVNGDDRHPLYAELTKAADAEGGAGDIQWNFEKFLLSPGGEVVNRFRPRTEPDAPEVITAIEAVLPR